One Nocardioides aromaticivorans genomic window carries:
- a CDS encoding AraC family transcriptional regulator produces the protein MSERIRGRAPRDWGNASRVVAEAYFPHELRLVGGVHEPRLTLRTLDLGPVLIGHVGWGADVAIDCDYPGAYEVNMPITGHIESRGRHGTVASVAGQGTVFRSDTASLISHWDATCTVLGVKFDAAWLDVEAERLLGSDRVGVRDLLPDQVQLESGRGRAWRHLVASLATNLHDPDLFADSDVVRQQLAGAVAAGLVDLCRPADARSVPARPWHVRRVVEQLHDDPARPWTAGDMAAVAGTSVRRLQEAFQQWTGRTPTQYLLDVRLARAHADLTSGPRTTVSDVAARWGFSSASRFAAAYRRRYGLPPSAARR, from the coding sequence GTGTCCGAGCGGATCCGGGGGCGGGCGCCGCGCGACTGGGGCAATGCCTCGCGAGTCGTGGCGGAGGCCTACTTCCCCCACGAGCTCCGGCTCGTCGGCGGGGTCCACGAGCCGCGGCTGACGCTGCGCACCCTCGACCTCGGCCCGGTGCTGATCGGCCACGTGGGGTGGGGCGCCGACGTCGCCATCGACTGCGACTACCCGGGCGCCTACGAGGTCAACATGCCGATCACCGGGCACATCGAGAGTCGCGGACGGCACGGCACCGTCGCCTCGGTCGCCGGTCAGGGCACGGTCTTCCGGTCCGACACGGCGTCGCTGATCAGCCACTGGGATGCGACCTGCACCGTGCTCGGGGTGAAGTTCGACGCCGCCTGGCTCGACGTCGAGGCGGAGCGGCTGCTCGGCAGCGACCGGGTGGGCGTGCGTGACCTGCTGCCCGACCAGGTGCAGCTCGAGTCGGGCCGCGGCCGGGCCTGGCGCCACCTCGTCGCCAGCCTCGCGACCAACCTGCACGACCCGGACCTCTTCGCCGACAGCGACGTGGTCCGGCAGCAGCTCGCCGGCGCGGTGGCCGCCGGCCTCGTCGACCTGTGCCGCCCGGCCGACGCGCGGTCCGTGCCGGCCCGGCCGTGGCACGTGCGGCGGGTGGTGGAGCAGCTGCACGACGACCCGGCCCGGCCGTGGACCGCGGGCGACATGGCCGCCGTCGCGGGCACCAGCGTGCGGCGGCTCCAGGAGGCCTTCCAGCAGTGGACGGGCCGTACGCCGACCCAGTACCTCCTCGACGTGCGCCTCGCCCGGGCGCACGCGGACCTCACCTCCGGGCCGCGGACGACGGTCAGCGACGTGGCGGCCCGGTGGGGCTTCTCCAGCGCGAGCCGCTTCGCGGCCGCCTACCGCCGCAGGTACGGGCTGCCGCCGTCCGCAGCCCGTCGGTGA
- a CDS encoding DNA polymerase IV — MDDRARSGRWVLHVDLDQFIAAVEVLRRPELAGLPVVVGGRGDPTERGVVATASYEARAFGVGSGMPLRVAARKCPDAVFLPVDAPAYDAASADVMATLRSLRWGGQAVVVQVLGWDEAFVAAEGEREAGEADVVAFAQEIRAEVLAATRLHCSVGIGNNKLQAKIATDFGKPDPGVHVITDDTWFEQMGHRPTRALWGVGSKTAARLAALGIETVDQLARSDAAELAAELGPTMGPWFHRLGRGVDTSPVDATPWVPRAHGREETFQADLEDWAEVEAAVRRITLRVLADIEREGRPAFRVGLKLRYRPFFTVSRSHKLPAPTTDPDVLADAAVALLDRVERDRPVRLLGVRLEMVPPEGGYDERR, encoded by the coding sequence GTGGACGACCGCGCGCGCTCGGGACGCTGGGTGCTGCACGTCGACCTGGACCAGTTCATCGCTGCCGTCGAGGTGCTGCGGCGACCGGAGCTCGCCGGCCTGCCCGTGGTGGTCGGCGGCCGGGGCGACCCGACCGAGCGCGGCGTGGTGGCGACGGCGTCGTACGAGGCCCGGGCCTTCGGCGTCGGGTCCGGCATGCCGCTGCGGGTGGCCGCCCGCAAGTGCCCCGATGCCGTGTTCCTGCCCGTCGACGCCCCCGCGTACGACGCCGCGTCGGCCGACGTCATGGCGACCCTCCGCTCGCTGCGCTGGGGCGGGCAGGCCGTCGTCGTGCAGGTGCTCGGCTGGGACGAGGCTTTCGTGGCGGCCGAAGGGGAGCGGGAGGCGGGCGAGGCCGACGTCGTGGCCTTCGCGCAGGAGATCCGCGCCGAGGTGCTGGCCGCCACCCGCCTGCACTGCTCCGTCGGAATCGGCAACAACAAGCTGCAGGCCAAGATCGCCACGGACTTCGGCAAGCCGGACCCGGGCGTCCACGTGATCACCGACGACACCTGGTTCGAGCAGATGGGCCACCGGCCCACCCGGGCGCTGTGGGGCGTGGGCTCGAAGACGGCGGCCCGGCTCGCGGCGCTCGGGATCGAGACCGTCGACCAGCTCGCCCGCTCCGACGCCGCGGAGCTCGCCGCCGAGCTCGGCCCGACCATGGGTCCGTGGTTCCACCGCCTCGGGCGCGGCGTGGACACCAGCCCGGTCGACGCGACCCCGTGGGTGCCGCGGGCGCACGGTCGCGAGGAGACCTTCCAGGCCGACCTCGAGGACTGGGCCGAGGTCGAGGCCGCGGTCCGGCGGATCACGCTGCGGGTGCTGGCCGACATCGAGCGCGAGGGCCGGCCGGCCTTCCGGGTCGGTCTCAAGCTGCGCTACCGGCCGTTCTTCACCGTCAGCCGCAGCCACAAGCTCCCCGCGCCGACGACCGACCCGGACGTGCTCGCCGACGCCGCCGTGGCGCTCCTCGACCGGGTCGAGCGCGACCGCCCGGTGCGCCTGCTCGGCGTACGGCTGGAGATGGTGCCGCCCGAGGGCGGGTACGACGAGCGCCGCTGA
- a CDS encoding 4-hydroxyphenylacetate 3-hydroxylase family protein — protein MTDTLVPETALTDGPPTTNPAADAPANQQTNFASRPMTGDEYIESLRDGREIYLHGERVEDVTTHPAFRNPIRMTARLYDALHTGPHVDELTVPTDTGNGGVTMPFFKTPTSSADLLKERDAIARWAKMTWGWMGRSPDYKASFLGTLHANKELYAPFQANAERWYRESQEKVLYWNHAIINPPVDRNLPPDEVGDVYMKVEKETDAGLVVSGAKVVATGSAITNYNFIAHYGLPIRKKQFALICTVPMDAPGIKLICRSSYTEQAALNGEPFDYPLSSRMDENDTIFIFDKVLVPWENVFMYGDVDRINAFFPQSGFLPRFTFQGCTRLAVKLDFIAGLLLKALEATGSGDFRGVQTRVGEVIGWRNLFWSLTESMARDPEPWVGDAVIPKLEYGLTYRMFMIHGYPRVKEIIEQDVASGLIYLPSGAADFKSAEVRPYLDKYVRGSNGVTAVDRVKVMKALWDSIGSEFGGRHELYERNYSGNHENVKAELLFAAQNRGDVAQMKGFADEFLAEYDLDGWTVPDLF, from the coding sequence GCCGCGGACGCGCCGGCCAACCAGCAGACCAACTTCGCCTCGCGGCCGATGACCGGCGACGAGTACATCGAGAGCCTCCGCGACGGCCGGGAGATCTACCTCCACGGCGAGCGGGTCGAGGACGTCACCACGCACCCGGCCTTCCGCAACCCGATCCGCATGACCGCCCGCCTGTACGACGCCCTCCACACCGGTCCGCACGTGGACGAGCTGACCGTCCCCACCGACACGGGCAACGGCGGCGTCACGATGCCCTTCTTCAAGACGCCGACGTCGTCGGCCGACCTGCTCAAGGAGCGCGACGCGATCGCGCGGTGGGCGAAGATGACGTGGGGGTGGATGGGCCGCAGCCCCGACTACAAGGCCAGCTTCCTCGGCACCCTGCACGCCAACAAGGAGCTCTACGCGCCCTTCCAGGCCAACGCCGAGCGGTGGTACCGCGAGTCGCAGGAGAAGGTCCTCTACTGGAACCACGCGATCATCAACCCGCCGGTCGACCGCAACCTGCCGCCCGACGAGGTGGGCGACGTCTACATGAAGGTCGAGAAGGAGACCGACGCCGGCCTCGTCGTGTCCGGCGCGAAGGTCGTCGCGACCGGCTCGGCGATCACCAACTACAACTTCATCGCCCACTACGGCCTGCCGATCCGCAAGAAGCAGTTCGCGCTGATCTGCACCGTCCCGATGGACGCGCCCGGCATCAAGCTGATCTGCCGGTCGTCGTACACGGAGCAGGCGGCGCTCAACGGCGAGCCCTTCGACTACCCGCTGTCGAGCCGGATGGACGAGAACGACACCATCTTCATCTTCGACAAGGTGCTGGTGCCCTGGGAGAACGTCTTCATGTACGGCGACGTGGACCGCATCAACGCGTTCTTCCCGCAGTCCGGCTTCCTCCCGCGCTTCACCTTCCAGGGCTGCACCCGCCTCGCGGTGAAGCTCGACTTCATCGCCGGCCTGCTGCTCAAGGCGCTCGAGGCCACCGGCTCCGGCGACTTCCGCGGCGTGCAGACCCGCGTCGGCGAGGTCATCGGCTGGCGCAACCTGTTCTGGTCGCTCACCGAGTCGATGGCCCGCGACCCCGAGCCGTGGGTGGGCGATGCGGTCATCCCCAAGCTGGAGTACGGCCTGACCTACCGGATGTTCATGATCCACGGCTACCCGCGGGTGAAGGAGATCATCGAGCAGGACGTGGCCTCCGGCCTGATCTACCTGCCGTCCGGCGCCGCCGACTTCAAGTCCGCCGAGGTGCGGCCCTACCTCGACAAGTACGTCCGCGGCTCCAACGGCGTCACCGCCGTCGACCGGGTCAAGGTCATGAAGGCGCTGTGGGACTCGATCGGCTCCGAGTTCGGCGGCCGCCACGAGCTCTACGAGCGCAACTACTCCGGCAACCACGAGAACGTGAAGGCCGAGCTCCTCTTCGCCGCCCAGAACCGCGGCGACGTCGCGCAGATGAAGGGCTTCGCGGACGAGTTCCTCGCCGAGTACGACCTCGACGGCTGGACGGTCCCCGACCTGTTCTGA